A single Pseudomonas sp. HN11 DNA region contains:
- a CDS encoding amino acid ABC transporter permease gives MAYQFDFVPVLANTDLLLRGALFTLELTAIGAILGVALGTVGAVVRAWKIQPFAWIFGVYVELIRNTPFLVQLFFIFFGLPSLGLKITEWQAAVLAMVINLGAYSTEIIRAGIQAIPRGQLEAAAALAMTRVEAFRYVVLLPALGKVWPALSSQIIIVMLGSAVCSQIATEELSFAANFIQSRNFRAFETYALTTLVYLCMALMIRQLLNWIGRRFVMRNSR, from the coding sequence ATGGCGTATCAATTTGACTTCGTGCCGGTGCTGGCCAATACCGACCTGCTGTTGCGCGGCGCGCTGTTCACCCTTGAGCTGACGGCCATTGGCGCCATTCTGGGCGTGGCGCTGGGCACCGTCGGCGCCGTGGTACGGGCGTGGAAGATCCAGCCGTTTGCGTGGATCTTCGGTGTGTATGTCGAGTTGATCCGCAACACGCCGTTCCTGGTGCAACTGTTCTTCATCTTCTTCGGCCTGCCGTCCCTTGGGCTGAAAATCACCGAATGGCAAGCCGCCGTGCTGGCAATGGTGATCAACCTGGGGGCGTACTCCACGGAAATCATCCGCGCCGGTATCCAGGCCATCCCACGCGGGCAGTTGGAGGCCGCAGCGGCGCTGGCGATGACGCGCGTTGAAGCCTTTCGCTACGTGGTGTTGCTGCCGGCGCTGGGCAAGGTGTGGCCGGCCCTGAGCAGCCAGATCATCATCGTGATGCTCGGCTCGGCAGTGTGTTCGCAAATCGCCACTGAAGAGCTGAGCTTTGCCGCTAACTTTATTCAGTCGCGCAATTTCCGTGCGTTCGAAACCTATGCCCTGACCACCCTGGTGTACCTGTGCATGGCGCTGATGATTCGCCAATTACTCAACTGGATCGGCCGCCGCTTCGTGATGAGGAACAGCCGATGA
- a CDS encoding amino acid ABC transporter permease, translating to MSDFSFWDIVRNLATGLQWTLLLSLVAFVGGGVIGLLVMAMRISRKAFPRNLARTYIELFQGTPLLMQLFLVFFGIALLGVDISPWLAAAIALTLFTSAYLAEIWRGCVDSIAHGQWEASASLALNPLEQLRYVILPQALRIAVAPTVGFSVQVVKGTAVTSIIGFTELTKTGGMLANATFEPFMVYGLVALGYFLLCYPLSLSARYLERRLHASA from the coding sequence ATGAGTGATTTCTCGTTCTGGGACATCGTGCGCAACCTGGCGACGGGTCTGCAATGGACCTTGCTGCTGTCTTTGGTGGCCTTTGTCGGCGGCGGTGTGATCGGTTTGCTGGTGATGGCGATGCGCATCAGCCGCAAGGCCTTCCCGCGCAACCTAGCGCGCACCTATATCGAACTGTTCCAGGGCACGCCGCTGTTGATGCAGCTGTTCCTGGTGTTTTTCGGCATTGCCCTGCTGGGTGTGGATATATCGCCCTGGCTGGCGGCAGCGATTGCCCTGACGTTATTCACCAGTGCGTACCTCGCCGAAATCTGGCGCGGCTGCGTCGACTCCATCGCACACGGGCAATGGGAAGCCTCGGCCAGCCTGGCGCTTAACCCGCTTGAGCAACTGCGCTACGTGATCCTGCCCCAAGCCCTGCGAATTGCTGTCGCACCAACCGTCGGCTTCTCGGTTCAGGTGGTCAAAGGCACCGCCGTGACCTCAATCATCGGCTTCACCGAACTGACCAAGACCGGCGGCATGCTCGCCAACGCCACCTTCGAACCCTTCATGGTCTACGGCCTGGTGGCCCTTGGTTACTTTTTGCTCTGCTACCCCTTGTCCCTCAGTGCCCGCTACCTGGAAAGGAGACTGCATGCCTCTGCTTAG
- a CDS encoding amino acid ABC transporter ATP-binding protein yields MPLLRISALHKYYGDHHVLKGIDLTVEEGQVVAIIGRSGSGKSTLLRTLNGLESINDGVIEVDGEYLDAARADLRSLRQKVGMVFQQFNLFPHLTVGENVMLAPQVVQKVPKAKAAQLARQMLERVGLGEKFDAFPDRLSGGQQQRVAIARALAMSPKVLLCDEITSALDPELVNEVLSVVRQLAKDGMTLIMVTHEMRFAREVGDKLVFMHQGKVHEVGPPQALFANPRTSELANFIGSVEQSG; encoded by the coding sequence ATGCCTCTGCTTAGAATTTCCGCCCTGCATAAGTATTATGGCGATCACCATGTACTCAAGGGTATCGACCTGACCGTTGAAGAAGGCCAGGTGGTGGCGATTATCGGCCGCAGTGGCTCGGGCAAATCTACTTTGCTACGAACCCTCAATGGCCTGGAGTCGATCAACGACGGCGTGATCGAAGTCGATGGCGAATACCTCGACGCCGCCCGCGCCGACCTGCGCAGCCTGCGGCAGAAAGTCGGTATGGTGTTCCAGCAGTTCAACCTGTTCCCGCACCTGACCGTCGGCGAAAACGTCATGCTTGCGCCGCAGGTGGTGCAGAAAGTACCGAAGGCCAAGGCGGCGCAATTGGCCAGGCAAATGCTGGAGCGCGTCGGGCTGGGCGAAAAGTTCGACGCCTTCCCCGATCGCCTGTCCGGCGGCCAGCAACAACGCGTGGCGATTGCCCGCGCTCTGGCCATGTCGCCCAAGGTGCTGCTGTGCGACGAAATAACCTCGGCCCTCGACCCGGAGTTGGTCAATGAAGTGCTCAGCGTGGTGCGCCAACTGGCCAAGGACGGTATGACCCTGATCATGGTGACCCACGAAATGCGCTTTGCCCGGGAAGTCGGCGACAAGCTGGTATTCATGCACCAGGGCAAGGTGCATGAGGTAGGGCCACCCCAGGCACTGTTCGCCAACCCCAGAACGTCCGAACTCGCCAATTTCATCGGGTCGGTGGAGCAATCGGGCTGA